One window of Phycisphaeraceae bacterium genomic DNA carries:
- a CDS encoding Fic family protein: MRDEQPPATFMDLFAEHALPELILINNPQVREIAERYDAWRKLRYVARENGLNPEATWSALKFIRLMKWRPFDGLLRHEGGQAFGLSEGSHLLEPLHRIDRATGGGGPAALSPDGGVLGDETLRTRFRIRTLIDEAAESSIIEGAAKTHKDAVDLLRSGRSPKDKGERMIINNYLAMQQLKGCLEKELSVSLLKDMQRTLTEGTLDDPSDAGRFRRADENVRVVDERDGSTIFVPPPAEQIDARLKRLCMFANHRHEGKDFLHPVVKACILHFMLGYEHPFVDGNGRTARALFYWFALKHGYGIFEYLTISEIIRKGYARYPQAYIDTETDDGDLTYFVLYHLDVIEQALDRLAVHLKTEEHRIESSRQFLILARDLNLRQRLLLEHSLRHPHTQYTVKSHMNSNGISVNTARSDLEDLVRRRLMVTSKRVREVIYLVVPDLSQRLARKRRSNG; encoded by the coding sequence ATGCGAGACGAACAGCCGCCTGCCACTTTTATGGATTTGTTCGCCGAACATGCTCTGCCAGAATTGATCCTCATCAACAACCCCCAGGTCAGGGAGATCGCGGAGCGATATGACGCTTGGCGCAAACTCCGCTACGTTGCCCGAGAGAACGGACTCAATCCGGAAGCCACATGGAGTGCTCTGAAGTTCATACGCCTCATGAAGTGGCGCCCGTTTGACGGACTTCTTCGTCATGAGGGTGGTCAGGCGTTTGGCCTGTCCGAGGGCTCCCACCTGCTCGAGCCATTGCACCGGATCGATCGCGCAACCGGCGGGGGCGGACCCGCCGCGCTCTCTCCGGACGGGGGCGTGCTCGGCGATGAGACGCTCAGAACTCGCTTCCGCATACGCACGCTGATCGATGAGGCCGCGGAGAGTTCGATCATAGAAGGCGCGGCCAAAACACACAAGGATGCTGTCGACCTGCTTCGATCGGGACGGTCGCCCAAGGACAAGGGCGAGCGGATGATCATCAACAACTACCTGGCCATGCAGCAACTCAAAGGATGTCTCGAGAAGGAGCTTTCCGTCTCGTTGCTCAAGGACATGCAACGGACCCTTACGGAAGGCACGCTGGATGATCCATCCGATGCCGGCCGGTTCCGTCGGGCGGACGAGAACGTGCGGGTGGTTGACGAACGCGACGGATCAACCATCTTCGTGCCGCCACCCGCCGAACAGATCGACGCGCGGCTCAAACGGCTGTGCATGTTTGCGAACCATCGGCATGAGGGCAAGGATTTCCTTCATCCGGTCGTCAAGGCGTGCATCCTGCACTTCATGCTCGGATATGAGCACCCCTTCGTCGATGGCAACGGTCGCACAGCGCGAGCGCTCTTTTATTGGTTCGCTCTCAAGCACGGGTACGGCATCTTTGAGTACCTCACCATCTCCGAGATCATCCGCAAGGGCTACGCACGCTACCCACAGGCATACATAGACACCGAGACCGACGATGGCGATCTCACCTACTTCGTCCTCTACCACCTCGACGTGATCGAGCAGGCCCTCGATCGCCTCGCCGTGCACCTCAAGACCGAGGAGCATCGCATCGAAAGCAGCCGACAGTTCCTGATTCTCGCCCGGGATCTCAACCTGCGTCAGCGCCTGCTGCTCGAGCACTCACTCCGTCATCCTCACACGCAGTACACGGTCAAGTCCCACATGAACTCGAACGGGATCTCGGTCAACACGGCCCGATCTGATCTCGAAGATCTTGTCCGTCGCCGACTGATGGTCACCAGCAAGCGCGTTCGCGAGGTCATCTATCTCGTCGTGCCCGATCTGAGCCAGCGGCTCGCCAGAAAACGCCGCTCCAACGGCTGA
- the carB gene encoding carbamoyl-phosphate synthase large subunit — protein MPKRTDIRTILVIGSGPIVIGQGCEFDYSGAQACKTLRAEGYRIVLVNSNPATIMTDPSLSDRTYIEPITPEAVRKVIQREFEQSEGKSAASQDSPVGKIDVILPTLGGQTALNCACKLFDDGTLAEFGVEMIGADRKIIHRAEDRQQFKDICEGIGLSLPKAKTVTTMEDALAFLDEIGLPAIIRPAFTLGGSGGGIAYNRDEFRDIVARGLAASMITQVQIDQSIIGWKEYELEVVRDKKDNCIIVCGIENIDAMGVHTGDSVTVAPILTLTDKEYQAMRDAAIAIMRAVGVETGGSNVQFAVNPNPPLNENGKPKFQMMVVEMNPRVSRSSALASKATGFPIAKIAAKLAVGYTLDELRNDITGTTSACFEPAIDYVVTKMPRWTFEKFPEADETLTTQMKSVGEAMAIGRTFKESFQKVVRSMDVKRFGLGLDKNDKWLTAMRAVEHDQLVLDLTPRMGGSTGLRTADGAPIEWPIPLDKLHRKLAVPSQGRLYYVRYAFKMGWTIPQVHELTKIDPFFLDQFKQMVEFEDVLCGYRTLEELPREVLLLAKQWGYSDAQLANLYFGNISSENILKVRAHRKSLGIEPTYRLVDTCAAEFEAITPYYYSTYENEYEVIGADGKGVVQRDDEIRVTDKKKVVILGGGPNRIGQGIEFDYCCVHAAYAARDLGFESVMINSNPETVSTDYDTSDLLFFEPLTLEDVLNIVERLDGSTAASATRVVDLLTDAEMAAVGAMPHQPFGKGGASEIPGLTDLSLPSDLSDQLDRVRSAQNVSHLAIISAGRTWLPDLEANVISVGVLTSDGTVGHAYFSPDGQLLKTDWLSHWTEWYDEETETEDRARAQQWLASLPSSVTPSLVHGLIVQFGGQTPLNLAKGLALAGAPLIGTTLDSIDLAEDRKRFDALLEKLKLERPAAGIARSLDEAVTVASSLGYPVLVRPSYVLGGRGMEICPDEKALRHFITNALRSSDLEDAPVLIDRFLDAATEVDVDVVADFGSGGSGGTALVCGVMEHIEQAGIHSGDSACTLPPWSLPRHIVERIRQISRDLARELKVCGLMNVQLAVKDEHIYIIEVNPRASRTVPFVAKAKHVPWPRIAAMAMMGRSLAEMGVKEVPDTGAYAVKMPVFPFNRFPGVDVVLGPEMRSTGEVMGMDVSLPLAFLKALLGAGTTLPKSGGVFISVREQDRKEIVGPARTLMAMGYTVYATKGTGDFLRRHGLRPVVLEKIGAAIRPNVLDLMSDGKIQLVLNTPTRTGWQTDEGRIRSTAVRLGIPMITTNTGANAAVRAIEALRAGDWDTVAMQEYKALAASAGASIEPVVVSKPGTMASAAR, from the coding sequence ATGCCAAAGCGCACGGATATCAGGACGATTCTCGTCATCGGCTCCGGCCCGATCGTCATCGGCCAGGGGTGCGAGTTCGACTACTCCGGGGCGCAGGCGTGCAAGACGCTGCGGGCCGAGGGGTATCGGATCGTGCTCGTGAACTCCAACCCGGCGACGATCATGACCGATCCGTCGCTGTCGGACCGGACGTACATCGAACCGATCACACCCGAGGCGGTCCGCAAGGTCATCCAGCGCGAGTTCGAGCAGTCCGAAGGGAAGAGCGCGGCCTCTCAGGACTCGCCGGTCGGCAAGATCGACGTGATCCTTCCGACGCTGGGCGGGCAGACGGCGCTCAACTGCGCGTGCAAGCTCTTCGACGACGGGACGCTCGCCGAGTTCGGGGTCGAGATGATCGGCGCGGATCGGAAGATCATCCATCGCGCGGAGGACCGCCAGCAGTTCAAGGACATCTGCGAGGGGATCGGGCTGTCGCTGCCCAAGGCCAAGACCGTCACGACGATGGAGGATGCGCTGGCGTTCCTGGATGAGATCGGGCTGCCGGCGATCATCCGGCCCGCGTTCACGCTCGGCGGCTCCGGCGGCGGCATCGCCTACAACCGCGATGAGTTCCGCGACATCGTCGCACGCGGACTCGCGGCGTCGATGATCACCCAGGTCCAGATCGACCAGTCGATCATCGGGTGGAAGGAGTACGAGCTCGAGGTCGTCCGTGACAAGAAAGACAACTGCATCATCGTCTGCGGCATCGAGAACATCGATGCCATGGGCGTCCATACCGGCGACTCCGTCACCGTCGCCCCGATCCTGACGCTGACCGACAAGGAATACCAGGCGATGCGGGACGCCGCGATCGCGATCATGCGGGCGGTGGGCGTCGAGACGGGCGGCAGCAACGTGCAGTTTGCGGTGAATCCGAACCCGCCGCTGAACGAGAACGGGAAGCCCAAGTTCCAGATGATGGTGGTCGAGATGAACCCGCGCGTCTCGCGGAGTTCCGCGCTTGCATCGAAGGCGACGGGCTTCCCGATCGCGAAGATCGCCGCGAAGCTCGCCGTCGGGTACACGCTCGATGAGCTGCGCAACGACATCACGGGTACCACGAGCGCGTGCTTCGAACCGGCGATCGATTATGTCGTAACGAAGATGCCGCGCTGGACGTTCGAGAAGTTCCCGGAGGCGGACGAGACGCTGACGACGCAGATGAAGTCCGTCGGCGAGGCGATGGCCATCGGTCGCACCTTCAAGGAGTCGTTCCAGAAGGTCGTGCGCTCGATGGACGTGAAGCGATTCGGGCTGGGGCTGGACAAGAACGACAAGTGGCTGACGGCGATGCGGGCGGTCGAGCATGACCAGCTCGTCCTCGACCTCACGCCTCGCATGGGCGGGAGCACGGGCCTCCGCACCGCCGACGGCGCGCCGATCGAGTGGCCGATCCCGCTGGACAAGCTGCATCGCAAGCTGGCGGTGCCGAGCCAAGGTCGGCTGTACTACGTGCGGTACGCGTTCAAGATGGGGTGGACGATCCCGCAGGTGCACGAGCTCACGAAGATCGACCCCTTCTTCCTCGATCAGTTCAAGCAGATGGTCGAGTTCGAGGATGTGCTGTGCGGGTATCGCACGCTGGAGGAGCTACCCCGCGAGGTGCTGCTCCTGGCCAAGCAGTGGGGTTACTCAGACGCGCAGCTCGCGAACCTGTATTTCGGGAACATCTCGAGCGAGAACATCCTGAAGGTGCGGGCGCATCGGAAGTCGCTGGGGATCGAGCCGACGTACCGGCTGGTGGACACGTGCGCTGCCGAGTTCGAGGCGATCACGCCGTACTACTACAGCACGTACGAGAACGAGTACGAGGTGATCGGCGCGGACGGCAAGGGGGTCGTCCAGCGCGACGATGAGATCCGCGTCACCGACAAGAAGAAGGTCGTCATCCTCGGCGGCGGGCCCAACCGCATCGGGCAGGGGATCGAGTTTGACTACTGCTGCGTTCACGCGGCGTACGCGGCCCGCGACCTGGGCTTTGAGTCGGTGATGATCAACTCGAACCCGGAAACGGTGTCGACGGACTACGACACGTCGGATCTCTTGTTCTTTGAGCCGCTGACGCTTGAGGATGTGCTGAACATTGTGGAGAGGTTGGATGGAAGCACCGCGGCTTCTGCGACGCGCGTGGTCGACCTGCTCACAGATGCTGAAATGGCGGCCGTCGGCGCGATGCCACATCAGCCATTTGGCAAGGGCGGAGCGAGCGAGATCCCGGGCCTCACCGATCTGTCGCTTCCATCCGATCTAAGCGACCAACTTGATCGGGTTCGCTCGGCACAGAACGTCTCGCATCTCGCAATCATCAGCGCGGGCCGCACGTGGCTGCCAGACCTGGAAGCGAACGTGATCTCGGTCGGAGTTCTCACTTCTGATGGCACCGTTGGCCACGCATACTTCTCGCCTGATGGCCAACTGTTGAAAACGGATTGGCTATCGCACTGGACGGAGTGGTATGACGAGGAAACGGAAACTGAGGACCGTGCTCGTGCACAGCAGTGGCTTGCATCACTTCCAAGTTCCGTCACTCCGTCACTGGTTCATGGCCTGATCGTCCAGTTCGGAGGCCAGACGCCCCTGAACCTCGCCAAGGGGCTTGCGCTCGCGGGCGCGCCGCTGATCGGCACGACGCTGGACTCCATCGATCTGGCGGAGGATCGCAAGCGGTTCGATGCGTTGCTGGAGAAGTTGAAGCTGGAGAGGCCTGCAGCGGGGATCGCAAGGTCCCTGGATGAGGCGGTCACGGTCGCGAGCTCGCTCGGGTATCCGGTTTTGGTGCGTCCGTCGTACGTGCTGGGCGGGCGGGGCATGGAGATCTGCCCGGACGAGAAGGCGCTGCGGCACTTCATCACGAACGCGCTGCGTTCGAGCGATCTTGAGGATGCACCGGTCTTGATCGACCGTTTCCTGGATGCGGCGACCGAGGTCGATGTTGACGTTGTCGCCGATTTCGGGTCTGGCGGGTCAGGCGGCACCGCTCTCGTCTGCGGCGTGATGGAGCACATCGAGCAGGCGGGGATTCACTCGGGCGATTCGGCGTGCACGCTGCCACCGTGGTCGCTGCCGCGGCACATCGTGGAGCGGATCCGCCAGATCTCGCGGGATCTGGCGCGTGAACTGAAGGTCTGCGGATTGATGAACGTGCAGCTCGCGGTGAAGGACGAGCATATTTACATCATCGAGGTGAACCCCCGCGCCAGCCGCACGGTGCCGTTCGTCGCCAAGGCCAAGCACGTCCCCTGGCCGCGCATCGCCGCGATGGCGATGATGGGCAGGTCGCTGGCGGAGATGGGCGTGAAGGAGGTTCCGGACACGGGCGCGTACGCCGTGAAGATGCCGGTCTTCCCGTTCAACCGATTCCCCGGCGTGGATGTTGTGCTGGGTCCGGAGATGCGTTCAACGGGCGAAGTCATGGGGATGGATGTGTCGCTGCCGCTGGCGTTCCTGAAGGCGCTGCTCGGCGCGGGGACCACCCTGCCCAAGTCCGGCGGCGTCTTCATCTCCGTCCGCGAGCAGGACCGCAAGGAGATCGTCGGCCCCGCGCGCACGCTCATGGCCATGGGCTACACCGTGTACGCCACCAAGGGCACGGGCGACTTCCTGCGGCGTCACGGGCTGCGCCCCGTCGTGCTCGAGAAGATCGGCGCGGCAATCCGCCCCAACGTCCTGGACCTCATGTCCGACGGCAAGATCCAACTCGTCCTCAACACGCCCACACGCACCGGCTGGCAGACCGACGAGGGGCGTATCCGCTCCACCGCCGTCCGCCTCGGTATCCCCATGATCACCACCAACACGGGCGCCAACGCCGCCGTCAGGGCGATCGAGGCGCTGCGGGCCGGCGACTGGGACACCGTGGCGATGCAGGAGTACAAGGCGCTGGCGGCGTCGGCGGGGGCGTCGATTGAGCCGGTTGTGGTGAGCAAGCCCGGAACCATGGCGAGTGCTGCGAGGTAG
- a CDS encoding RNA polymerase sigma factor, with translation MSESDQGAQGTNPDLGERVVAPLAIDPDDTHTEGERHAVGARRVDAAAFGDILRSRAVALGADSHEAEDLAQETIARILARAPEKQGHIGYATQTLTRLWLDRQRTLRARARRLRRFAASAVSSPASIYISDDARSAIVFNAIRLLPPKQRAALVLRLVEGLGYASIAEAIGCTEEAARASLHEARARLRKELTQRGIEP, from the coding sequence GTGAGCGAGTCCGACCAAGGCGCGCAGGGCACGAACCCGGATCTGGGAGAGAGAGTGGTCGCGCCTCTCGCGATCGACCCGGACGACACCCATACCGAGGGAGAACGGCACGCAGTGGGGGCGCGGCGGGTCGATGCAGCGGCATTCGGGGACATCTTGCGGTCTCGCGCGGTCGCGCTCGGCGCGGACAGCCACGAGGCAGAGGATCTGGCACAAGAGACGATCGCCAGAATACTCGCAAGAGCTCCGGAGAAACAGGGGCACATCGGCTACGCGACCCAGACCCTGACGCGGCTCTGGCTTGATCGGCAGCGAACGCTCCGGGCGCGGGCGAGACGGCTCCGGCGCTTCGCGGCCAGCGCGGTGAGCAGCCCCGCTTCGATCTACATCTCGGACGATGCACGCAGCGCCATTGTGTTCAATGCGATCCGATTACTTCCTCCCAAGCAGCGCGCTGCGCTTGTGCTCCGTCTGGTTGAGGGGCTCGGGTATGCCTCGATTGCGGAGGCGATCGGATGCACAGAGGAAGCGGCACGGGCATCGCTGCACGAGGCACGGGCGCGCCTGCGTAAGGAACTGACGCAACGGGGGATCGAACCATGA
- the thrC gene encoding threonine synthase produces the protein MTTAYQRCINPDCGAEYPVDRILVACERCAELLDVDYDWSKFPHRDWSWFELRSSTRGPRGAAGTGLSGKGLATASALDFSGVWRFRDLLPFWRDESQIVTIGEGRTNLQRADQIAREIGMDLGPDGSNLYLQYEGFNPSGSFKDNGMTAAFTHARMVNAKRVACASTGNTSASLAVYGALSGMKCFVFIGDGKIAYGKLSQALEYGATTLQVAGDFDACLARIRHIAEKMPETGVYLMNSVNPFRLEGQKAIMYRVLEGLDWQVPDWIVVPGGNLGNCSSFGKAFIELQRLGLINRMPRLAIINAKGASTLDRIYNGLGVRWNGGRYDRAKVKAEYDRMDSAGERASTVATAIEINRPVNLPKALRALEAMNGVVRVADDRCIVEHKALVGRYGFGCEPASAASVAGARMLVKEGVIKPHETVVCILTGHVLKDPDVTVEYHTGISAKKSADGAGSSKTEPREVHIPIGRNANPPIKVADDLDAILKAMGA, from the coding sequence ATGACCACCGCCTACCAGCGTTGCATCAACCCCGACTGCGGAGCCGAGTACCCCGTCGATCGCATCCTTGTCGCCTGCGAGCGCTGCGCCGAGCTTCTCGATGTCGATTACGACTGGTCGAAGTTCCCGCATCGCGATTGGTCTTGGTTCGAGCTGCGCTCGAGCACGCGCGGCCCGCGCGGTGCCGCCGGCACCGGCCTCTCCGGCAAGGGCCTCGCCACGGCCTCCGCACTCGACTTCTCCGGGGTCTGGCGCTTCAGAGACCTGCTCCCCTTCTGGCGCGATGAATCACAGATCGTCACCATCGGCGAGGGACGCACCAACCTCCAGCGCGCCGACCAGATCGCACGCGAGATCGGCATGGACCTCGGGCCCGACGGCTCCAACCTCTACCTCCAGTATGAGGGCTTCAACCCCTCCGGCTCATTCAAGGACAACGGCATGACCGCCGCCTTCACCCACGCGCGCATGGTCAACGCCAAGCGCGTCGCCTGCGCCTCGACGGGCAACACGTCGGCATCGCTCGCGGTCTACGGCGCACTCAGCGGCATGAAGTGCTTCGTCTTCATCGGCGATGGAAAGATCGCCTACGGCAAGTTGTCGCAGGCGCTGGAGTACGGCGCGACGACGCTGCAGGTCGCGGGCGACTTTGACGCCTGCCTCGCTCGCATCCGCCACATCGCGGAGAAGATGCCGGAGACGGGCGTCTATCTCATGAACTCCGTCAACCCCTTCCGGCTCGAAGGACAGAAGGCCATCATGTACCGGGTGCTGGAGGGGCTGGACTGGCAGGTCCCCGACTGGATCGTCGTCCCCGGCGGCAACCTCGGCAACTGCTCCTCCTTCGGCAAGGCCTTCATCGAGCTCCAACGGCTCGGACTCATCAACAGGATGCCCCGCCTCGCAATCATCAACGCCAAGGGCGCCAGCACCCTCGATCGCATCTACAACGGGCTCGGCGTCCGCTGGAATGGCGGCCGCTACGACCGCGCCAAGGTCAAGGCCGAGTACGACCGCATGGACAGCGCGGGCGAACGCGCCAGCACGGTGGCGACGGCGATCGAGATCAACCGCCCCGTGAACCTCCCCAAAGCCCTCCGCGCGCTGGAAGCGATGAACGGCGTGGTTCGCGTCGCGGACGACCGCTGCATCGTCGAGCACAAGGCCCTCGTCGGACGCTACGGCTTCGGCTGCGAGCCCGCGAGCGCCGCGAGCGTTGCCGGCGCTCGCATGCTCGTAAAGGAGGGCGTCATCAAGCCCCACGAAACGGTCGTCTGCATCCTGACGGGGCACGTCTTGAAGGACCCCGACGTGACGGTTGAGTATCACACGGGGATCAGTGCGAAGAAGTCCGCGGACGGCGCGGGATCCTCGAAGACCGAGCCGCGCGAAGTCCACATCCCGATCGGACGAAACGCCAACCCGCCCATCAAAGTCGCCGACGATCTCGACGCCATCCTCAAGGCAATGGGGGCGTGA
- a CDS encoding DUF1275 family protein → MFVAQAHSFVQQARLAITLAWVAGYTNIITFLVCGTVTSHVSGTTSNLGRDIVEGIRGTAGAWTLAGYAMFLLVTFLGGAFLSGITTEIGRRRGWDSIYVLPMALQALFLTLFMLALRVTHTNEPPDDQLVWISGIASFAMGLQNATITRISNGVVRTTHVTGVLTDLGIELAHLWLWVRDRDLSKLDPGVRARVAHTLSQPVIRRVALLASILGSFALGAGLGTVAFDYSRPYAMVPPVAFLLWIVLIDAMRPIAAIEPSDLVANGAGEGLPQAIRVYHIRQDQSRRKGRRAKLHSLPNMTAWAERLGDEVRVVILDLADVTQLDGDAAFELRSLLALFKAQDRHLVLAGVSHEQYDQLRRAGAGEMLEPMSACPDFELAVARGLAILQEHGLA, encoded by the coding sequence GTGTTCGTCGCCCAGGCACATTCATTCGTCCAGCAGGCGCGGCTGGCGATCACCCTCGCATGGGTCGCCGGGTACACCAACATCATCACCTTTCTGGTCTGCGGCACCGTCACCTCGCATGTCAGCGGCACCACCTCAAACCTCGGACGCGACATCGTCGAGGGCATCCGCGGCACGGCGGGCGCGTGGACCCTCGCTGGCTATGCGATGTTCCTGCTGGTGACGTTTCTTGGGGGCGCGTTCCTCTCGGGGATCACCACCGAGATCGGCCGACGTCGGGGATGGGACTCGATCTATGTGCTGCCGATGGCGCTCCAAGCGCTCTTTCTGACGCTCTTCATGCTCGCGCTGCGGGTGACGCACACCAATGAGCCACCTGATGATCAACTCGTCTGGATCAGCGGCATCGCCTCTTTCGCGATGGGCCTTCAGAACGCGACCATCACGCGGATCTCCAACGGGGTCGTGCGAACGACGCACGTGACAGGCGTGCTGACGGACCTCGGGATCGAATTGGCGCACCTCTGGCTCTGGGTCCGCGACCGCGACCTCTCGAAGCTGGACCCCGGCGTGCGGGCTCGGGTGGCGCACACGCTCTCACAGCCGGTGATCCGGCGTGTCGCTCTGCTCGCGTCGATCCTCGGGTCTTTCGCGCTCGGCGCGGGGCTTGGGACGGTGGCGTTCGACTATTCGAGGCCATACGCGATGGTGCCCCCTGTCGCGTTCCTGCTCTGGATCGTCCTGATCGATGCGATGCGTCCTATCGCTGCGATCGAGCCGTCGGACCTTGTCGCCAACGGCGCGGGCGAGGGACTGCCCCAGGCAATCCGCGTCTATCACATCCGCCAGGACCAATCGCGTCGCAAAGGCCGGCGCGCGAAGTTGCACAGTCTGCCAAATATGACCGCGTGGGCCGAGCGTCTCGGGGATGAGGTCCGCGTAGTCATCCTCGATCTTGCCGACGTGACCCAGCTCGACGGAGACGCGGCGTTCGAGTTGCGATCGTTGCTCGCGCTGTTCAAGGCCCAGGACCGGCACCTCGTGCTCGCGGGCGTCTCGCATGAGCAATACGATCAACTGCGTCGGGCCGGAGCCGGCGAGATGCTCGAGCCGATGAGCGCGTGCCCGGACTTTGAGCTCGCCGTCGCGCGGGGACTGGCCATCCTTCAAGAACACGGCCTGGCCTGA
- the tnpA gene encoding IS200/IS605 family transposase, which translates to MSQTLSRVLIHYVFSTRNRESLITPDIESDLYAYMGGICRAHDSPLLSMGGMPDHVHMLVVLGRKISMSDLMMEVKKDSSKWIKTRGREFSGFHWQDGYGAFSIGESQRNDILRYIATQKEHHKTRTFKEELVALLERYGVEYDPEHIWT; encoded by the coding sequence ATGTCGCAAACGCTGTCTCGCGTGCTGATTCATTACGTCTTCTCGACGCGGAATCGTGAATCGCTCATCACTCCCGATATTGAATCTGACCTGTACGCGTACATGGGCGGCATCTGCCGGGCGCACGACTCTCCATTGCTCTCGATGGGAGGAATGCCGGACCACGTCCACATGCTTGTCGTGCTGGGTCGGAAGATCTCGATGAGCGATCTGATGATGGAGGTAAAGAAGGACTCTTCAAAGTGGATCAAGACACGGGGACGCGAGTTCAGCGGGTTCCATTGGCAGGACGGCTACGGGGCTTTTTCGATAGGTGAGTCGCAGCGGAATGATATTCTGCGGTACATCGCGACGCAGAAGGAACACCACAAGACTCGTACATTCAAGGAAGAGCTTGTCGCGCTTCTTGAGCGCTACGGCGTGGAGTACGACCCGGAGCATATCTGGACGTGA
- the glmS gene encoding glutamine--fructose-6-phosphate transaminase (isomerizing), translating into MCGIVGYIGSKPAQQILIEGLKRLEYRGYDSAGVAILNGGLHVCRAVGRVANLEDKLEQIGGYHGTVGLAHTRWATHGGVTEPNAHPHRDDKSGICLVHNGIIENYSVLKAYLQEKGHVFTSETDTEVLAMLIGELYEGDLEKAVQAALREVTGAYAIAVICEREPGVLVCARKGSPLLVGIGNGEYIIASDASAIVAHTTQAMPLDDYNVVRITRDGFRSSDIHDVEVSPKVMQLELDLEQIELGRFEHYMQKEIYEQPAALRNCFRGRIAIEDGKVVLGGLSTYAKELVRAGRVILTGQGTALHAAMIGEYMLEDLAKIPACAEYASEFRYRNPIIEDGTVVIAVSQSGETADTLAALEEAKDRGALSLGVVNVVGSTISRQTDAGVYLRVGPEIGVASTKAFVGQVAVLSLITLFMARRRVMSADQCARWLEQLQSIPDKVERVLEQSERIRKVTERYCDRENWLFLGRGYNYPTALEGALKLKEISYIHAEGMPAAEMKHGPIALINEGMPAVFIANKGRQYDKVMSNIAEVRARGGHVIAVATEGDEEIKRHVEEVLYVPEIIEPLSPMLTVIPLQLMAYHAAVIRGHDVDKPRNLAKSVTVE; encoded by the coding sequence ATGTGCGGTATTGTTGGTTATATCGGTTCGAAGCCGGCGCAACAGATCCTGATCGAGGGCCTGAAGCGGCTCGAGTATCGCGGGTACGACTCTGCGGGAGTGGCGATCCTGAATGGCGGGCTGCACGTCTGCCGCGCTGTTGGCAGGGTTGCGAATCTTGAGGACAAGCTCGAGCAGATCGGGGGCTATCACGGCACCGTGGGCCTCGCGCACACCCGCTGGGCCACGCACGGCGGCGTGACCGAGCCGAACGCACATCCACACCGCGATGACAAGAGCGGGATCTGCCTCGTTCACAACGGCATCATCGAGAACTACTCGGTTCTGAAGGCCTACCTGCAGGAGAAGGGGCACGTCTTCACGAGCGAGACCGATACCGAGGTCCTCGCGATGCTTATAGGCGAGCTCTATGAGGGCGATCTTGAGAAGGCCGTGCAGGCCGCGCTCCGCGAGGTGACGGGCGCGTACGCGATCGCCGTCATTTGCGAAAGAGAGCCGGGCGTGCTGGTGTGCGCGCGCAAGGGTTCGCCCCTCTTGGTGGGGATCGGCAACGGCGAGTACATCATCGCCTCCGACGCCTCCGCCATCGTCGCCCACACGACACAGGCCATGCCGCTCGACGACTACAACGTCGTGCGGATCACGCGAGATGGCTTCCGCTCGTCGGACATTCACGACGTGGAGGTCTCGCCGAAGGTGATGCAACTCGAACTCGACCTTGAGCAGATCGAACTCGGTCGCTTCGAGCACTACATGCAGAAGGAGATCTACGAGCAGCCCGCGGCTCTCCGCAACTGCTTCCGTGGTCGTATCGCGATAGAAGATGGAAAAGTCGTGCTCGGCGGTCTGAGCACCTACGCGAAGGAACTGGTCCGTGCGGGGCGTGTGATTCTGACCGGGCAGGGCACGGCCCTCCACGCCGCGATGATCGGCGAGTACATGCTGGAGGATCTCGCCAAGATCCCCGCCTGCGCCGAGTACGCCAGCGAGTTCCGCTACCGCAACCCGATCATCGAAGACGGCACCGTCGTCATCGCGGTGAGCCAATCAGGCGAGACCGCCGACACGCTGGCCGCGCTCGAAGAGGCCAAGGATCGCGGCGCGCTCTCGCTCGGCGTCGTGAACGTCGTCGGCTCCACCATCTCGCGCCAGACCGATGCGGGCGTCTACCTCCGCGTCGGCCCTGAGATCGGCGTCGCCTCCACCAAGGCATTCGTCGGACAGGTCGCCGTGCTCTCTCTCATCACGCTCTTCATGGCCCGCAGGCGCGTCATGTCCGCCGACCAGTGCGCCCGCTGGCTCGAACAGCTCCAGTCGATCCCCGACAAGGTTGAGCGCGTGCTGGAGCAATCCGAGCGCATCAGGAAGGTCACCGAGCGTTACTGCGACCGCGAGAACTGGCTCTTCCTGGGCCGCGGCTACAACTATCCCACGGCCCTCGAAGGCGCGCTCAAGCTCAAAGAAATCTCCTACATCCACGCTGAGGGCATGCCCGCGGCCGAGATGAAGCATGGACCCATCGCGCTCATCAACGAGGGCATGCCCGCCGTCTTCATCGCCAACAAGGGACGCCAGTACGACAAGGTCATGTCCAACATCGCCGAGGTCCGCGCCCGAGGGGGCCACGTCATCGCCGTCGCCACCGAAGGCGATGAAGAGATCAAGCGCCATGTCGAGGAGGTCCTCTACGTGCCGGAGATCATCGAGCCCCTCAGCCCGATGCTTACCGTGATCCCGTTGCAACTCATGGCCTACCACGCCGCGGTGATCCGAGGCCACGACGTCGACAAGCCCCGCAACCTCGCCAAGTCCGTCACGGTCGAGTGA